One Helianthus annuus cultivar XRQ/B chromosome 12, HanXRQr2.0-SUNRISE, whole genome shotgun sequence genomic region harbors:
- the LOC110895894 gene encoding vesicle transport protein SFT2B has protein sequence MEKMSQAMEKMRMLVGIEVEEEQQHADEESPFAFMDDFNRNCTLSTKQRLYGFAICLVAGLTCTLMSMLVFFNPIKFGVAFTFGNLLSLGSTGFLIGPKRQVNMMLDPVRIYATALYIASILLALLCALYVHNKLLTLVAIILEFGALIWYSMSYIPFARAMISKIMVACFDTEF, from the exons ATGGAGAAGATGAGTCAGGCTATGGAGAAGATGAGGATGCTCGTCGGAATAGAAGtcgaagaagaacaacaacacgCCGACGAAGAGTCCCCTTTTGCGTTCATGGATGATTTCAATCGCAACTGTACTCTATCCACCAAACAG AGACTATATGGTTTTGCCATATGTTTGGTTGCTGGTTTGACTTGTACACTTATG TCAATGCTAGTTTTCTTCAATCCAATCAAGTTTGGCGTAGCATTCACCTTTGGAAATTTGCTGTCACTGGGGAG CACAGGATTTTTAATAGGCCCTAAGAGGCAAGTGAATATGATGCTTGATCCTGTTCGAATTTATGCGACTGCCTTGTATATTGCAAGCATTTTACTTGCCCTGTTGTGTGCTCTCTAC GTTCATAACAAGCTATTGACGCTGGTGGCAATCATCTTGGAGTTTGGTGCTCTTATTTG GTATAGCATGAGCTATATTCCTTTTGCCAGGG